In a single window of the Pseudomonas sp. B21-015 genome:
- a CDS encoding RND family transporter: protein MTSLSTPHQDKATFLERLIFNNRPAVIVICLLVSIFLFWQATLIRPSTSFEKMIPLEHPFIEKMMEHRNDLANLGNTVRISVEATDGDIFSREYMETLRQINDEVFYISGVDRSGLKSLWSPSVRWTEVTEEGFAGGEVIPQSYSGSQQSLDLLRNNVLKSGQVGRLVANDFKSSIVDIPLLESYPDPQDQGKLLALDYRKFSHELEDKIRNKFEAQNPNVKIHIVGFAKKVGDLIDGLVMVVMFFGVAFVITLILLYWFTNCMRSTVAVLSTTLVAVVWQLGLMHFFGFGLDPYSMLVPFLIFAIGISHGVQKINGIALQSSEAENALTAARRTFRQLFLPGMIAILADAVGFITLLIIDIGVIRELAIGASIGVAVIVFTNLILLPVAISYVGISKRAVDRSKKDAHREHPFWRLLSNFASPKVAPVSIALALIAFGGGLWYSQNLKIGDLDQGAPELRPDSRYNKDNSFIINNYSTSSDVLVVMVKTKSEGCSRYEAMAPIDELMWKMQNTEGVQSAISLVTVSKQMIKGMNEGNLKWETLSRNPDVLNNSIARADGLYNNNCSLAPVLVFLNDHKAETLDRVVHSVQDFAKENNKEGLEFILAAGNAGIEAATNEVIKRSELTILVLVYICVATMCMITFRSWAATLCIVLPLVLTSVLGNALMAFMGIGVKVATLPVVALGVGIGVDYGIYIYSRLESFLRAGLPLQEAYYQTLKSTGKAVLFTGLCLAIGVCTWIFSAIKFQADMGLMLTFMLLWNMFGALWLLPALARFLIKPEKLAGQKGNSLFAH from the coding sequence ATGACATCCTTAAGCACTCCTCATCAGGACAAGGCGACGTTTCTTGAACGCCTGATCTTCAACAACCGCCCGGCGGTGATCGTCATCTGCCTGCTGGTCAGTATTTTCCTGTTCTGGCAGGCGACGTTGATCCGGCCGTCCACCAGTTTCGAAAAAATGATCCCGCTCGAGCATCCGTTCATTGAAAAAATGATGGAGCACCGCAACGATCTGGCGAACCTGGGCAATACGGTACGGATTTCCGTGGAAGCCACTGATGGTGACATCTTCTCCAGGGAGTACATGGAGACCCTGCGCCAGATCAACGACGAGGTGTTCTACATCTCCGGCGTCGACCGTTCCGGCCTCAAGTCGCTGTGGAGCCCGAGCGTGCGCTGGACCGAGGTGACGGAGGAGGGCTTCGCCGGTGGTGAAGTGATCCCCCAGAGCTATAGCGGCTCCCAGCAAAGCCTCGACCTGCTGCGCAATAACGTGCTCAAGTCCGGGCAAGTCGGGCGGCTGGTGGCCAACGACTTCAAGTCGAGCATCGTCGACATCCCGCTGCTGGAGTCCTACCCGGACCCGCAGGACCAGGGCAAGTTGCTGGCACTGGATTACCGCAAGTTTTCTCACGAACTTGAAGACAAGATCCGCAACAAATTCGAAGCCCAGAACCCCAACGTGAAGATCCACATCGTCGGGTTCGCCAAGAAAGTCGGCGACCTGATCGATGGGCTGGTCATGGTGGTGATGTTCTTCGGCGTCGCTTTCGTCATTACCCTGATTTTGCTGTACTGGTTCACCAACTGCATGCGCAGTACCGTGGCGGTGTTGAGTACGACGTTGGTAGCGGTGGTCTGGCAGCTCGGCCTGATGCACTTCTTCGGCTTCGGGCTCGACCCGTACTCGATGCTGGTGCCGTTTCTGATTTTCGCCATCGGGATTTCCCACGGCGTGCAGAAAATCAACGGCATCGCCTTGCAGTCCAGCGAGGCGGAAAACGCGCTGACAGCGGCACGCCGCACATTCCGCCAGTTGTTCCTGCCGGGAATGATCGCCATCCTCGCGGATGCGGTGGGCTTTATCACGCTGCTGATCATCGACATCGGGGTGATTCGCGAACTGGCCATCGGCGCGTCGATCGGCGTGGCGGTGATCGTGTTCACCAACCTGATCCTGCTGCCGGTAGCCATTTCCTACGTCGGTATCAGCAAACGCGCCGTCGACCGCAGCAAGAAAGACGCGCACCGCGAGCATCCGTTCTGGCGCCTGCTGTCGAACTTTGCCAGCCCGAAAGTCGCACCGGTTTCCATTGCCCTGGCGCTGATCGCCTTCGGTGGAGGCCTCTGGTACAGCCAGAACCTGAAAATCGGCGACCTCGACCAGGGCGCGCCGGAACTGCGTCCGGACTCGCGTTACAACAAGGACAACAGCTTCATCATCAACAACTACTCCACCAGTTCCGACGTGCTGGTGGTGATGGTCAAGACCAAGTCTGAAGGTTGCTCGCGCTATGAGGCCATGGCACCGATCGACGAGCTGATGTGGAAGATGCAGAACACCGAAGGCGTGCAGTCAGCGATCTCGCTGGTGACCGTGTCCAAGCAGATGATCAAGGGCATGAACGAGGGCAACCTGAAATGGGAAACCCTGTCGCGCAACCCGGACGTGCTGAACAACTCCATCGCCCGTGCCGATGGCTTGTACAACAACAATTGCTCCCTGGCGCCGGTGCTGGTGTTCCTCAATGACCACAAGGCCGAAACCCTGGACCGCGTTGTGCATTCGGTGCAGGACTTCGCCAAGGAGAACAACAAGGAAGGCCTGGAATTCATCCTCGCCGCCGGTAACGCCGGGATCGAAGCGGCCACCAACGAGGTGATCAAACGCTCCGAGCTGACCATTCTGGTGTTGGTGTACATCTGTGTCGCAACCATGTGCATGATCACCTTCCGCTCCTGGGCGGCGACCTTGTGCATTGTGCTGCCGCTGGTACTGACCTCGGTCCTTGGCAACGCGTTGATGGCGTTCATGGGCATCGGCGTGAAAGTCGCGACCTTGCCGGTGGTGGCGCTTGGGGTGGGGATTGGCGTGGACTACGGGATCTACATCTACAGCCGTCTGGAAAGCTTCCTGCGTGCTGGCCTGCCGCTGCAAGAGGCGTACTACCA
- a CDS encoding YCF48-related protein: protein MSEPVMGVSICRPLALRRFALLATALSLLSCAVLSAPVLAAAAPASDVVYSVESAKASKGLMLDVVHAGKRLVVVGDRGHILYSDDQGATWTQAKVPTRQLLTAVFFVDDKHGWAVGHDAQILASEDGGITWTKQFEDLKRESPLLDVWFKDVNSGFAVGAYGALLETTDGGKNWEDVSDRLDNEDQYHLNAIAAVKDSGIFIVGEQGSMFRSSDEGQTWEKLEGPYEGSLFGVIGTAQPATLLAYGLRGNLYRSTDFGSTWEQVELKAARGALEFGLSGATLLDDGSIVIVGNGGSIIRSSDDGETFSVFNRPDRISVSAVTAAGNGNLILAGQGGVRVTSPTGAENGKNGSSK, encoded by the coding sequence ATGAGTGAGCCTGTCATGGGTGTGAGTATTTGCCGCCCGCTGGCGTTACGCAGGTTCGCGTTGCTGGCTACAGCGCTCTCGCTGTTGAGCTGTGCCGTACTTTCGGCGCCTGTGTTGGCCGCCGCCGCACCAGCCTCCGACGTGGTTTATTCCGTTGAATCCGCCAAGGCCAGCAAAGGCCTGATGCTCGATGTCGTGCACGCCGGCAAACGCCTGGTGGTGGTCGGCGATCGCGGGCACATTCTGTATTCCGACGACCAGGGCGCGACCTGGACCCAGGCCAAGGTGCCGACCCGGCAACTGCTGACGGCAGTATTTTTTGTCGATGACAAACACGGCTGGGCCGTCGGCCATGACGCGCAGATCCTCGCCAGCGAAGATGGCGGCATCACCTGGACCAAACAATTCGAAGACCTGAAACGCGAATCGCCGCTGCTCGACGTCTGGTTCAAGGACGTCAACAGCGGCTTTGCCGTGGGCGCTTACGGTGCGTTGCTGGAAACCACCGACGGCGGTAAAAACTGGGAAGACGTCAGCGACCGCCTCGACAACGAAGACCAGTACCACCTCAACGCCATTGCGGCGGTCAAGGATTCCGGCATTTTCATCGTTGGCGAGCAGGGCAGCATGTTCCGCTCCAGCGATGAAGGGCAGACTTGGGAAAAGCTTGAAGGCCCGTACGAAGGTTCGCTGTTCGGCGTGATCGGCACCGCGCAACCGGCCACGTTGCTGGCCTACGGGTTGCGGGGCAATCTCTACCGCTCCACGGATTTCGGCAGCACCTGGGAGCAGGTCGAGCTCAAGGCTGCACGGGGCGCGCTGGAGTTCGGCCTGTCCGGTGCCACGCTGCTCGACGACGGCTCCATCGTGATTGTCGGCAACGGCGGCAGCATCATCCGCAGCAGCGACGACGGCGAAACCTTCAGCGTGTTCAACCGCCCGGATCGCATCTCCGTCTCGGCGGTCACGGCGGCGGGCAACGGTAATCTGATTCTGGCAGGCCAGGGCGGCGTTCGCGTCACTTCGCCAACGGGCGCAGAGAATGGAAAAAACGGGTCGTCCAAATGA
- a CDS encoding IS3 family transposase (programmed frameshift): protein MTGKRRTFDDSFKLQVVKMIKDQGLAVPQVCRDLNIGETAVRRWVQQYEAEQLGDVGIGKPLTAEQQRIRQLEQENRQLKMDNDVLKKGYRLLCPRAEVTYRLVRQLQQKAYSVAHVCRLLGISRSGFYEANKRAEVPTSICPMALQLKASFAASGGCYGSRPLRKVLHAKGMEIGLYKIRRLMRANGLRSAWKRKFVHTTDSNHDLPIAENVLNRQFEPDAVNKAWVADITYIRTRSGWLYLAVVLDLFSRKIVGWSMAPNMPAELVCSAMQLAIAQRQPPPGLVAHSDRGSQYASASYRALLARNEMQQSMSRKGNCWDNSVMERFFLSLKMERVWRRDYANHAEAIRDITEYIVGFYNNERLHSKLGYLPPTVYERAMASKPPIEVSGIS from the exons ATGACTGGCAAACGCAGAACATTCGACGACAGCTTCAAACTGCAAGTGGTAAAGATGATCAAGGACCAGGGACTGGCCGTTCCGCAGGTCTGCCGCGACCTGAATATTGGTGAGACCGCCGTCCGGCGCTGGGTGCAGCAGTACGAGGCTGAACAGCTGGGAGATGTCGGAATCGGCAAACCGTTGACTGCTGAGCAACAACGTATCCGGCAGTTGGAGCAGGAAAATCGCCAGCTCAAGATGGATAACGATGTATTAAAAAAGG GCTACCGCCTTCTTTGCCCGCGAGCTGAAGTAACGTATCGCTTGGTTCGGCAGCTGCAACAGAAGGCTTATTCGGTGGCGCATGTCTGTCGGCTGCTGGGCATCAGTCGATCCGGGTTCTACGAAGCCAACAAACGTGCTGAAGTGCCAACATCAATTTGTCCCATGGCTCTGCAACTCAAGGCATCGTTTGCCGCAAGTGGCGGCTGTTATGGCAGTCGTCCGTTGCGTAAAGTGTTGCACGCCAAGGGCATGGAAATAGGCCTTTATAAAATTCGTCGCTTGATGCGTGCCAACGGTCTGCGTTCGGCTTGGAAGCGTAAGTTTGTGCATACGACAGATAGCAACCACGACCTGCCGATTGCTGAAAATGTATTGAATCGCCAATTTGAACCTGACGCAGTAAACAAAGCTTGGGTGGCAGACATTACCTACATCCGGACCCGAAGCGGCTGGTTATACCTGGCCGTGGTGCTGGACTTGTTCTCACGCAAGATAGTCGGCTGGTCCATGGCCCCGAACATGCCGGCTGAGCTGGTGTGTAGTGCAATGCAACTGGCGATTGCTCAGCGTCAACCACCACCGGGTCTGGTCGCCCACTCGGATCGTGGCAGCCAATACGCGAGCGCAAGCTACAGAGCGCTGTTGGCAAGAAATGAAATGCAGCAAAGCATGAGCCGTAAAGGTAATTGCTGGGACAACTCAGTGATGGAGCGCTTCTTCCTGAGTTTGAAAATGGAGCGGGTATGGCGGCGTGATTACGCCAACCACGCCGAAGCGATACGTGACATCACTGAATACATCGTTGGGTTTTACAACAACGAGCGGCTGCACTCGAAACTGGGATATCTGCCACCGACCGTTTACGAACGGGCAATGGCGTCTAAACCTCCTATCGAGGTGTCCGGAATTAGTTGA
- the pepN gene encoding aminopeptidase N, whose protein sequence is MRTEQPKMIYLKDYQAPEYLIDETHLTFELFEDHSLVHAQLVMRRNPERGPGLPPLVLDGQQLDLLSVTLADRELSATDYQLTENHLTLHPTSTSFTVDTSVRIHPETNTALEGLYKSGTMFCTQCEAEGFRKITYYLDRPDVMSTFTTTVVAEQHSYPVLLSNGNPIASGPGEDGRHWATWEDPFKKPAYLFALVAGDLWCVEDTFTTMTERSVALRIYVEPENIDKCQHAMNSLKKSMRWDEEVYGREYDLDIFMIVAVNDFNMGAMENKGLNIFNSSAVLARAETATDAAHQRVEAIVAHEYFHNWSGNRVTCRDWFQLSLKEGFTVFRDSEFSADMNSATVKRIQDVAYLRTHQFAEDAGPMAHAVRPDSFIEISNFYTLTVYEKGSEVVGMIHTLLGADGFRKGSDLYFERHDGQAVTCDDFIKAMEDANGVDLTQFKRWYSQAGTPRLVVSESYDAAAQTYSLTFRQSCPETPDKVEKLPFVIPVELGLLDSKGAAIALRLSGEASAQGTSRVISVTEAEQTFTFVDMAEKPLPSLLRGFSAPVKLSFPYDRDQLMFLMQHDSDGFNRWDAGQQLSVQVLQELIAQQQKGEALVLDQRLVAALRTVLSDETLDQAMVAEMLSLPSEAYLTEISEVADVEAIHTAREFARKQLADNLFEPLWQRYEANRDLSKKTPYVAEAEHFARRALQNIALSYLMLSGKPQVLASTLEQFEACDNMTERLTALAVLVNSPFEEQKATALASFAEHFKDNPLVMDQWFSVQAGSTLPGGLARVKALMQHPAFTIKNPNKVRALVGAFAGQNLINFHSADGSGYRFLADLVIELNGFNPQIASRQLAPLTRWRKYDSARQALMKGELERIRASGQLSSDVFEVVSKSLA, encoded by the coding sequence ATGCGCACCGAACAACCGAAGATGATCTACCTGAAGGACTATCAGGCGCCCGAGTACCTGATCGACGAGACGCACCTGACCTTCGAGTTGTTCGAGGACCACAGCCTGGTCCATGCGCAACTGGTGATGCGCCGCAATCCCGAGCGTGGCCCGGGCCTGCCGCCGCTGGTGCTGGACGGTCAGCAACTCGACCTGCTGTCGGTGACGTTGGCCGACCGGGAACTGAGCGCCACCGACTACCAGTTGACCGAGAATCATCTGACCCTGCATCCGACCAGCACAAGCTTCACGGTCGACACCAGTGTCCGGATCCACCCGGAAACCAACACCGCCCTTGAAGGCCTGTACAAATCCGGCACCATGTTCTGCACCCAGTGCGAGGCCGAAGGTTTCCGCAAGATCACCTATTACCTCGACCGCCCGGATGTGATGAGCACGTTCACCACCACCGTGGTGGCCGAGCAGCACAGCTATCCGGTGCTGCTGTCCAACGGCAACCCGATTGCCTCGGGTCCCGGCGAAGACGGCCGGCACTGGGCGACCTGGGAAGACCCGTTCAAGAAACCGGCTTACCTGTTCGCGCTGGTGGCCGGTGACCTGTGGTGCGTCGAAGACACCTTCACCACCATGACCGAGCGCTCCGTGGCGCTGCGTATCTACGTCGAGCCGGAAAACATCGACAAGTGCCAGCACGCCATGAACAGCCTGAAAAAGTCGATGCGCTGGGACGAAGAGGTTTACGGTCGCGAGTACGACCTGGACATCTTCATGATCGTCGCGGTCAACGACTTCAACATGGGCGCCATGGAGAACAAGGGCCTCAACATCTTCAACTCCAGCGCCGTGCTGGCCCGCGCCGAGACCGCTACCGACGCCGCGCACCAACGGGTGGAAGCGATCGTTGCCCACGAATACTTCCACAACTGGTCGGGCAACCGCGTGACCTGCCGCGACTGGTTCCAGTTGTCGCTGAAGGAAGGCTTCACCGTGTTCCGGGATTCGGAGTTCTCCGCCGACATGAACTCGGCCACGGTCAAGCGCATCCAGGACGTGGCGTATCTGCGCACCCACCAGTTCGCCGAAGACGCCGGCCCCATGGCCCACGCCGTGCGCCCGGACAGCTTCATCGAGATTTCCAACTTCTACACCCTGACCGTGTACGAAAAGGGTTCGGAAGTGGTCGGGATGATCCACACCTTGCTCGGGGCTGACGGTTTCCGCAAAGGCAGCGACCTGTACTTCGAACGCCATGACGGTCAGGCCGTGACCTGCGACGACTTTATCAAGGCCATGGAAGACGCCAACGGTGTCGACCTGACCCAGTTCAAACGCTGGTACAGCCAGGCCGGCACACCGCGTCTGGTGGTGAGCGAGTCCTACGATGCCGCTGCGCAAACCTACAGCCTGACCTTCCGCCAGAGCTGCCCGGAAACCCCGGACAAGGTGGAAAAACTGCCGTTCGTGATTCCGGTGGAGCTGGGGCTTCTTGATTCGAAAGGCGCGGCGATTGCATTGCGTCTGTCCGGCGAAGCCAGCGCTCAGGGCACTTCGCGGGTTATCTCGGTGACTGAAGCCGAGCAGACCTTCACCTTTGTCGACATGGCTGAAAAGCCGCTGCCGTCGTTGCTGCGTGGCTTCTCGGCGCCGGTGAAGCTGAGCTTCCCGTACGACCGCGATCAACTGATGTTTCTGATGCAGCACGACAGCGACGGCTTCAACCGCTGGGATGCCGGTCAGCAACTGTCGGTGCAGGTGTTGCAAGAGCTGATTGCCCAGCAGCAGAAGGGTGAAGCGTTGGTACTGGATCAGCGTCTGGTTGCAGCGCTGCGTACCGTGCTGTCCGACGAGACTTTGGATCAGGCGATGGTTGCGGAAATGCTTTCGCTGCCGAGCGAAGCCTACCTGACCGAAATCAGCGAAGTGGCTGATGTCGAGGCCATCCATACCGCTCGCGAATTTGCTCGCAAGCAGCTGGCGGACAATCTGTTCGAACCGCTGTGGCAGCGTTATGAAGCTAATCGCGATCTGTCGAAAAAGACTCCGTATGTGGCCGAGGCTGAGCATTTTGCCCGCCGCGCGCTGCAAAACATCGCGCTGTCGTACCTGATGCTCAGCGGCAAGCCGCAAGTCTTGGCGTCAACCCTTGAGCAGTTCGAGGCGTGCGACAACATGACTGAACGCCTGACCGCATTGGCGGTACTGGTGAATTCGCCATTCGAAGAACAGAAAGCCACGGCGTTGGCGAGCTTCGCCGAGCACTTCAAGGACAATCCGCTGGTGATGGATCAGTGGTTCAGCGTTCAGGCCGGCAGCACGTTGCCGGGTGGTCTGGCACGGGTCAAAGCCTTGATGCAACACCCTGCGTTCACGATCAAGAACCCGAACAAGGTGCGGGCACTGGTCGGTGCGTTTGCCGGGCAGAACCTGATCAACTTCCATTCGGCTGACGGTTCCGGGTATCGGTTCCTGGCGGATCTGGTGATCGAGTTGAACGGCTTCAATCCGCAGATCGCGTCTCGCCAACTGGCACCGCTGACGCGCTGGCGCAAGTACGACAGTGCCCGTCAGGCGTTGATGAAAGGCGAACTGGAGCGGATTCGTGCGTCGGGGCAACTGTCCAGCGACGTGTTTGAAGTGGTCAGCAAAAGCCTGGCCTGA
- a CDS encoding DUF2797 domain-containing protein: MIEIGRGAISKMSARLDGPNVQYAFRLGDAEVPVNPLIGTTVRLEYLGAIHCTHCGRKTKTSFSQGYCYPCMTKLAQCDICIMSPERCHYDAGTCREPEWGEKFCMTDHVVYLANSSGIKVGITRATQLPTRWLDQGASQALPIVRVSTRQQSGFVEDLFRSQVADKTNWRALLKGDAVAVDLAQVRDQLFESCADGLQGLQERFGLQAIQTITDVEPLEIRYPVEQYPAKIVSFNLDKNPIAEGTLLGIKGQYLIFDTGVINIRKYTAYQLAVHQ, translated from the coding sequence TTGATCGAGATTGGCCGCGGTGCAATCAGCAAAATGTCGGCGCGTCTTGACGGGCCGAACGTGCAGTACGCTTTTCGTCTGGGCGACGCCGAGGTGCCGGTCAATCCGTTGATCGGCACTACGGTGCGCCTGGAGTATCTGGGGGCGATCCACTGCACCCATTGCGGACGCAAGACCAAAACCAGTTTCAGCCAGGGTTACTGCTACCCGTGCATGACCAAGCTGGCGCAGTGCGACATCTGCATCATGAGCCCGGAACGTTGCCACTACGACGCAGGTACTTGCCGAGAGCCCGAGTGGGGCGAAAAATTCTGCATGACCGATCATGTGGTGTATCTGGCCAATTCGTCAGGGATCAAGGTCGGCATCACCCGCGCCACGCAGTTGCCCACCCGCTGGCTCGATCAGGGCGCCAGCCAGGCGTTGCCGATCGTGCGCGTCTCGACCCGCCAGCAATCGGGCTTCGTCGAAGACCTGTTCCGCAGCCAGGTCGCCGACAAGACCAACTGGCGTGCTTTACTCAAGGGCGATGCGGTGGCGGTGGATCTGGCGCAGGTTCGCGATCAGCTGTTTGAAAGCTGTGCGGACGGTTTGCAAGGCTTGCAGGAGCGATTTGGCCTACAGGCAATCCAGACCATTACCGATGTCGAACCGCTCGAAATCCGCTATCCGGTCGAGCAATACCCGGCCAAAATCGTCAGCTTCAACCTGGACAAGAACCCGATTGCCGAAGGCACGCTGCTGGGGATCAAGGGCCAGTACCTGATTTTCGACACCGGCGTGATCAATATTCGTAAATACACGGCCTACCAGCTCGCCGTGCATCAGTAA
- a CDS encoding YeaC family protein — protein sequence MSSFNEMIKNITPDIYQSLKLAVEIGKWSDGGKLTAEQRELSLQAMIAWEIQNLPEEQRTGYMGPQECASKSIEVPNILFKSDAIH from the coding sequence ATGTCCTCTTTTAACGAAATGATCAAAAACATCACCCCGGATATCTACCAGAGCCTGAAACTGGCGGTGGAGATCGGCAAATGGTCGGACGGTGGCAAGCTCACCGCCGAACAACGCGAACTGTCCCTGCAAGCGATGATCGCCTGGGAAATCCAGAACCTGCCCGAGGAACAGCGCACCGGCTACATGGGCCCGCAGGAGTGCGCGTCGAAGTCGATCGAAGTGCCGAACATTCTGTTCAAATCGGATGCCATCCATTGA
- a CDS encoding rhomboid family intramembrane serine protease, translating to MTAVAVLRLPLAVDLSGFVKLLQRMQVPHRVSEEAGEQVLWVSASISEDVRSLYERFPAGDPDQQLDIPVTQTPQRPGFVEQLRHSKATAFVLLLSLIVGAVTLLGENLETMRWLTFLDFRVVGEYIHFTPLADSLAAGQWWRLVTPMLIHFGILHLAMNGMWYWELGRRIESRQGSINLIGLTLLFSLVSNYAQFFFSGPTLFGGLSGVLYGLLGHCWIFQILSPNPAYRLPRGVLVMMLVWLLLCLSGLVSMIGFGEIANAAHVGGLLIGCFTGLLGGLYNRRKLAV from the coding sequence ATGACGGCGGTGGCGGTATTGCGTCTGCCGCTGGCGGTGGATTTGAGCGGGTTCGTCAAACTGCTGCAGCGCATGCAAGTGCCCCATCGGGTCAGCGAAGAGGCGGGCGAGCAGGTGCTGTGGGTGTCGGCCAGCATCAGCGAAGACGTGCGCTCGTTGTACGAACGCTTTCCGGCCGGCGACCCGGATCAGCAACTGGATATCCCGGTGACGCAGACCCCGCAGCGTCCGGGCTTCGTCGAGCAGTTGCGCCACAGCAAGGCCACGGCGTTCGTGCTGTTGTTGAGCCTGATCGTCGGCGCGGTGACGCTGCTTGGCGAAAACCTCGAGACGATGCGCTGGCTGACGTTTCTCGATTTCCGCGTGGTCGGCGAATACATCCATTTCACACCACTGGCCGACAGCCTGGCGGCGGGGCAGTGGTGGCGTCTGGTGACGCCGATGCTGATCCACTTCGGCATCCTGCACCTGGCCATGAATGGCATGTGGTACTGGGAGCTGGGGCGGCGCATCGAGTCGCGTCAGGGCAGCATCAACCTGATCGGCCTGACATTGTTGTTCAGCCTGGTGTCCAACTATGCCCAGTTCTTTTTCAGCGGCCCGACCCTGTTTGGCGGGTTGTCCGGGGTGCTGTACGGCCTGCTCGGGCATTGCTGGATCTTCCAGATTCTGTCGCCGAACCCGGCTTATCGCCTGCCCCGTGGGGTGTTGGTGATGATGCTGGTGTGGCTGCTGTTGTGCCTGTCGGGGCTGGTCTCGATGATCGGCTTCGGCGAGATTGCCAATGCGGCCCACGTTGGCGGGTTACTCATCGGATGCTTCACCGGTTTGTTGGGCGGTTTGTACAACCGCCGTAAACTGGCCGTCTAA
- a CDS encoding metallophosphoesterase — MMLDPARSYDLIGDVHGCALTLEHLLDRLGYHKQAGVWRHPSRMAVFLGDIIDRGPRIREALHIVHDMVEAGQALCIMGNHEFNALGWSTPALPGSGKQFVREHTPRHARLLQETLAQFEDHPEDWHDFLQWFYELPLFVDAGRFRVVHACWDAGLIEPLRGLFPDGCIDEHFLQASAVPGSFACTVFDRLLRGTDMRLPHGLTMTSGDGLTRSFFRTKFWEDDPQTYGDIVFQPDALPEPVARTPLSSIEKDNLLRYGVDEPMLFVGHYWRSGKPAPIRPNLACLDYSAVLYGKLVAYRLDQETRLDPHKFVWVDVERPELLQ; from the coding sequence CTGATGCTCGATCCCGCGCGTAGCTACGACCTGATCGGTGACGTGCACGGTTGCGCTCTGACCCTTGAGCATTTGCTCGACCGGCTCGGTTACCACAAACAGGCTGGCGTCTGGCGGCATCCGTCGCGCATGGCGGTATTCCTTGGCGACATCATCGACCGTGGCCCGCGGATTCGCGAGGCGCTGCACATCGTCCACGACATGGTCGAGGCCGGTCAGGCGCTGTGCATCATGGGTAACCATGAATTCAACGCGCTCGGCTGGAGCACCCCGGCGTTGCCGGGCAGTGGCAAGCAGTTCGTGCGTGAACATACGCCGCGCCACGCGCGCCTGCTTCAGGAAACCCTGGCCCAGTTCGAAGATCATCCCGAAGATTGGCATGACTTCCTGCAATGGTTCTATGAACTGCCATTGTTCGTCGATGCCGGACGCTTTCGCGTCGTGCATGCCTGTTGGGATGCCGGCCTGATCGAGCCGTTGCGCGGGTTGTTCCCCGATGGCTGCATCGATGAACACTTCCTCCAGGCCTCCGCAGTACCGGGCAGTTTTGCCTGCACCGTGTTCGATCGCCTGTTGCGCGGCACCGACATGCGCTTGCCCCACGGCTTGACCATGACCAGCGGCGACGGCCTGACGCGCTCGTTTTTCCGCACCAAGTTCTGGGAAGACGACCCGCAAACCTACGGAGACATCGTGTTCCAACCCGACGCCTTGCCTGAGCCGGTGGCCCGCACGCCGCTGTCGTCCATAGAAAAAGACAACTTGCTGCGCTATGGCGTCGATGAGCCGATGTTGTTCGTCGGCCACTACTGGCGCAGCGGAAAACCGGCGCCGATCCGCCCGAACCTGGCGTGCCTGGATTACAGCGCGGTGCTCTACGGCAAACTGGTCGCTTATCGTCTGGACCAGGAAACCCGTCTCGACCCGCATAAATTTGTCTGGGTCGATGTCGAGCGGCCGGAGTTGCTGCAATGA